Proteins encoded by one window of Planifilum fulgidum:
- the aroA gene encoding 3-phosphoshikimate 1-carboxyvinyltransferase encodes MLKIGKGKAFDKVLQVPGDKSISHRAVMFGAIAEGTTRIENFLPGEDCLHTIECFRRLGVKIDREGPTTLTVHGRGWQGLREPDQCLDVGNSGTTIRLLLGILAGSPFFSIVHGDASIARRPMDRVVEPLRRMGARIDGRDGGRFAPLAVRGGELRGIEHHSPVASAQVKSCLLLAGLRAEGWTRVREPHPSRDHSERMLTAFGAKLSLEEGTISVRGGQGLSGRHVRVPGDISSAAFLFAAALLVPGSRVTVRDVGINPTRTGILDVFRSMGAEVTVTPKDQWCGEPVGDVTVTGGPLRGVEVGGSLIPRLIDEIPVLAVVATRAEGRTVIRDAAELKVKESNRIATVAEELRKLGARVEETPDGMVIEGPTPLRGGLLDSHGDHRIGMAMAVAGLAADGGVGVNGEEAIAVSFPNFAAILKELE; translated from the coding sequence ATGCTGAAAATCGGCAAAGGAAAAGCCTTCGACAAGGTGCTTCAGGTTCCGGGGGACAAGTCGATTTCCCACCGGGCGGTGATGTTCGGGGCCATCGCCGAAGGGACGACCCGGATCGAAAATTTTTTGCCCGGGGAGGATTGCCTCCATACCATCGAATGTTTTCGGCGCTTGGGCGTGAAGATCGATCGGGAGGGTCCCACCACCCTGACCGTTCACGGCCGAGGATGGCAGGGGCTGCGGGAACCGGACCAATGCCTCGATGTGGGCAATTCCGGCACGACGATCCGGCTGCTGCTGGGCATTCTGGCCGGCAGCCCCTTCTTTTCCATCGTCCACGGGGACGCATCGATTGCCCGCCGGCCGATGGACCGGGTGGTGGAACCCCTGCGCCGGATGGGGGCGCGGATCGACGGCCGGGACGGCGGAAGATTTGCTCCCCTCGCGGTACGCGGTGGAGAACTGAGAGGAATTGAACACCACAGCCCTGTGGCGAGCGCCCAGGTGAAATCCTGTCTCCTGCTCGCAGGACTTCGGGCGGAAGGGTGGACCCGGGTGCGGGAGCCCCACCCATCCCGGGACCATTCCGAACGGATGCTGACGGCCTTTGGGGCGAAGCTTTCCCTGGAGGAAGGAACGATATCCGTCCGGGGAGGCCAAGGCCTTTCCGGCCGACACGTCCGGGTGCCGGGGGACATCTCCTCGGCGGCCTTTCTTTTCGCCGCCGCGCTGCTGGTTCCCGGCAGCCGGGTGACGGTCCGGGACGTGGGAATCAATCCCACCCGAACAGGCATTCTTGATGTGTTCCGATCCATGGGGGCGGAGGTGACCGTCACCCCGAAGGACCAATGGTGCGGGGAGCCGGTGGGAGATGTCACCGTGACCGGCGGACCGCTACGGGGCGTCGAAGTGGGCGGTTCATTGATTCCCCGCCTGATCGACGAGATTCCCGTGCTGGCGGTGGTGGCCACCCGGGCGGAGGGAAGAACGGTGATCCGCGACGCCGCCGAGCTGAAGGTGAAGGAAAGCAACCGGATCGCCACGGTGGCGGAGGAACTTCGCAAATTGGGGGCGCGGGTGGAAGAGACGCCGGACGGGATGGTGATCGAAGGCCCCACTCCTCTGCGGGGAGGCCTGCTGGACAGCCACGGCGACCATCGGATCGGAATGGCCATGGCCGTCGCCGGACTGGCCGCCGACGGGGGTGTGGGCGTGAACGGGGAGGAAGCCATCGCCGTTTCCTTTCCCAATTTCGCGGCGATCCTCAAGGAATTGGAATGA
- a CDS encoding ReoY family proteolytic degradation factor — MGDVSISDKKDFIQWFLNRYELRKRESAWLLSYLSSDDELLKRVHFVENLRNLPKTIMMSTRCVRMTSFKFTKHNRVSTDVETAFYDIRSCPHEDIYIGLYFKDRSTCPEYAAVLEVNPMERQDLVQDTLLGLLAEIVLDRAIRDFRERELYRQIDQALAEGDEAKFLQLTEEWRNLVEQKK, encoded by the coding sequence ATGGGCGATGTAAGCATATCCGACAAGAAGGATTTCATCCAGTGGTTTTTAAACCGCTACGAACTGCGGAAGCGGGAGTCGGCCTGGCTGCTCAGTTACCTCTCCTCCGACGATGAATTGCTCAAACGCGTTCATTTTGTTGAAAACTTAAGAAATTTGCCAAAAACGATCATGATGTCAACGCGCTGCGTCCGAATGACTTCCTTCAAATTCACCAAGCACAACCGGGTGAGCACGGACGTCGAGACGGCGTTTTACGATATTCGTTCCTGTCCCCATGAAGACATCTATATCGGCCTGTACTTCAAGGACCGTTCAACTTGTCCGGAATACGCCGCAGTATTGGAGGTTAATCCCATGGAGAGACAAGATCTTGTTCAAGACACTCTGTTGGGGCTGTTGGCGGAGATCGTCCTCGACCGGGCGATCAGGGACTTTCGTGAACGCGAGTTGTACCGGCAGATCGATCAGGCCTTGGCGGAAGGGGACGAAGCGAAATTTTTACAATTAACCGAAGAATGGCGGAACCTGGTGGAACAAAAGAAGTGA
- a CDS encoding DUF2487 family protein: protein MRLTEMRQDEWTKVAPYVDTLCLPVYRTAFSEKRIRLEERRVVEAVADRVERALTGRLLLLPAIAYEGGDREAFRAYLGNVLAELARSAFHHLVIVVPEDLAEAAEARGKIAVHPLPSRNEATEEEIEEWAEALRERIVRLWQGADDENASDEES, encoded by the coding sequence ATGCGATTGACTGAGATGCGTCAAGATGAATGGACAAAGGTTGCCCCGTATGTCGACACGCTCTGCCTTCCGGTTTACCGCACCGCTTTTTCGGAGAAGCGGATCCGCCTGGAGGAGAGGAGAGTCGTCGAAGCGGTGGCGGACCGGGTGGAGAGGGCGCTTACGGGACGATTGCTCCTGTTGCCCGCGATCGCTTACGAAGGGGGGGACCGGGAAGCCTTCCGCGCCTATCTGGGCAATGTCTTGGCGGAATTGGCCCGTTCGGCCTTTCATCATCTCGTGATCGTCGTGCCGGAGGATCTGGCGGAAGCGGCCGAGGCCCGCGGAAAGATCGCGGTTCATCCGCTTCCTTCCCGAAATGAGGCGACGGAGGAGGAGATCGAGGAGTGGGCCGAGGCGCTGCGGGAGCGGATTGTCCGCCTGTGGCAGGGGGCGGATGATGAAAACGCCTCCGACGAGGAAAGCTAA
- a CDS encoding ubiquinol-cytochrome c reductase iron-sulfur subunit: MSEEEKERRKQGISRRKFLTYTLGGTGGFLASVMLYPMVRFAVDPVTKGGAEAEFVDVGPVDEFNETYKSVQFSVKQEDGWYTPKEGTKLTAWVRKNPDGKIIALSPVCKHLGCTVTWEGNPQFKNEFFCPCHFGRYDENGVNIPGSPPTAPLDMYETKVENGRLLLGKIVPRTGV, translated from the coding sequence GTGAGTGAAGAGGAGAAAGAGCGGCGAAAGCAGGGGATCTCCCGCCGTAAATTCCTCACTTACACCTTGGGGGGAACGGGCGGATTTCTCGCTTCGGTGATGCTCTACCCCATGGTTCGCTTTGCCGTCGATCCCGTGACGAAGGGCGGGGCGGAGGCGGAATTTGTCGACGTCGGTCCCGTCGACGAATTCAACGAAACCTACAAGTCCGTCCAGTTCTCCGTCAAGCAGGAGGACGGTTGGTACACCCCCAAAGAGGGGACGAAGCTGACCGCCTGGGTGCGGAAAAACCCCGACGGGAAAATCATCGCCCTCTCTCCCGTCTGCAAGCATCTGGGATGCACGGTGACGTGGGAGGGCAATCCCCAGTTCAAGAACGAGTTTTTCTGTCCGTGCCACTTCGGTCGGTACGACGAAAACGGGGTGAACATTCCCGGTTCTCCGCCTACGGCTCCCCTGGACATGTACGAGACGAAGGTGGAGAACGGAAGGCTCCTCCTGGGCAAGATCGTGCCGCGAACGGGGGTGTAA
- the qcrB gene encoding menaquinol-cytochrome c reductase cytochrome b subunit: MLRKIYDWLDHRLDITPMWRGLADHEVPEHVNPAHYFSAFIYCFGGLTFFIVVIQILSGMFLTMYYVPDIVHAHASVKYLQNEVAFGQIVRGMHHWGASVAIVMLFLHTLRVFFTGAYKHPREFNWVIGILLFFVMLGLGFTGYLLPWDNKAYFATKVGVEIAASVPVIGPYIASFLLGGDIVGARTLARFFALHVFFLPALLLGLLGVHFFLIRRQGISGPL; the protein is encoded by the coding sequence ATGCTGCGAAAGATCTACGATTGGTTGGACCACCGGTTGGACATCACGCCGATGTGGCGGGGTTTGGCCGACCACGAGGTGCCCGAGCACGTCAACCCGGCCCACTATTTTTCCGCGTTCATTTATTGTTTCGGCGGTCTGACCTTTTTCATCGTGGTGATTCAGATTTTGTCCGGGATGTTTTTGACCATGTACTACGTTCCGGACATCGTTCACGCCCACGCCAGCGTGAAATACCTGCAGAACGAAGTGGCCTTCGGCCAAATCGTCCGGGGGATGCACCACTGGGGCGCCAGCGTGGCGATCGTCATGCTGTTCCTCCACACCCTGCGCGTCTTCTTCACCGGTGCCTACAAACACCCCCGGGAGTTCAACTGGGTGATCGGCATCCTGCTCTTTTTTGTGATGTTGGGGCTCGGCTTCACCGGTTACCTGCTGCCGTGGGACAACAAGGCGTACTTCGCCACCAAGGTTGGGGTTGAAATCGCGGCGTCCGTTCCGGTCATCGGTCCGTACATCGCCTCTTTCCTACTGGGAGGGGATATCGTCGGAGCGCGGACGTTGGCCCGATTCTTTGCCCTCCACGTGTTCTTCCTCCCGGCACTCTTGTTGGGGCTGTTAGGAGTTCACTTCTTCCTGATCCGGAGACAGGGCATCTCCGGGCCGCTATAA
- a CDS encoding menaquinol-cytochrome c reductase cytochrome b/c subunit, translating into MAQDNGNNKEIIYVGDSKVRANGPKPAPKDYSEFPGRTEPFFPNFLLKEWMVAVVVLVGFMTLVMAEEPPLEKMADPNDTSYIPVPDWYFLFLYQLLKFKWASGPFVVIGTVVIPGIALTALLLAPWLDRSKERRPLKRPVATGLMLLTLVAMVILTWEAVDEHEKQMASAPSGGGDGGGEIVAADDPAYTEIYKNQSCAQCHGENLEGVNGPSLLGVGKKLKAEDIIQIIDNGRGAMPPGTFQGTDEEKKKLAEWLAKQK; encoded by the coding sequence TTGGCACAGGATAATGGAAACAACAAGGAAATTATCTATGTCGGGGATTCGAAGGTTCGCGCCAACGGACCCAAGCCGGCTCCGAAGGATTATTCCGAGTTTCCCGGCAGGACGGAGCCGTTTTTCCCCAACTTCCTGCTGAAAGAGTGGATGGTGGCTGTCGTCGTTCTCGTCGGATTCATGACGCTGGTGATGGCGGAAGAGCCGCCCCTTGAAAAGATGGCCGATCCGAACGACACCAGCTACATTCCCGTTCCCGACTGGTACTTCCTGTTTTTGTACCAGCTGCTCAAGTTCAAGTGGGCTTCGGGGCCCTTCGTGGTGATCGGCACGGTGGTGATTCCGGGGATCGCCCTGACCGCCCTCCTTTTGGCCCCTTGGCTGGACCGGAGCAAGGAACGGCGTCCTCTCAAGCGGCCGGTTGCCACGGGCTTGATGCTGCTGACGCTTGTGGCCATGGTGATCCTTACCTGGGAAGCCGTGGACGAGCACGAGAAACAGATGGCATCCGCCCCCTCGGGTGGCGGGGATGGCGGCGGTGAAATCGTCGCCGCCGACGATCCCGCCTATACGGAGATCTACAAAAATCAATCCTGCGCCCAATGTCACGGCGAAAACCTGGAAGGGGTGAACGGACCGTCCCTCCTCGGTGTCGGGAAGAAATTGAAGGCCGAGGACATCATCCAGATCATCGACAACGGCCGGGGAGCGATGCCCCCCGGAACCTTCCAGGGAACGGACGAGGAAAAGAAAAAGCTGGCCGAATGGCTGGCCAAGCAGAAATAA
- a CDS encoding DUF1405 domain-containing protein translates to MISLRGLLMGNLDRPWMLWSLFAVNLLGSIYGFYWYKEQLAATASWLNLFVPDSPTASSAFTLVLLLYALRRRSPLIEAFAAVTLFKYGVWAVAVILLGGMAAPVPFPDSLRWTDWMLMASHTGMAVEAILYSRFFTYQQRHLMLVGAWTLLNDGMDYLLDIHPWLPASISHLDGVIGLFTLGLSLVSLLLFALLGLSPRKERKWEYRPIGI, encoded by the coding sequence TTGATTTCGCTGCGCGGGCTCTTGATGGGCAACCTGGATCGTCCCTGGATGTTGTGGTCGCTCTTTGCGGTCAACCTGCTCGGGTCCATCTACGGGTTTTACTGGTACAAGGAGCAACTGGCGGCGACCGCAAGCTGGCTCAATCTGTTCGTTCCGGACAGTCCCACGGCCAGCAGCGCCTTCACCCTGGTGCTTCTGCTGTACGCTCTCCGGAGGAGAAGCCCCCTCATCGAGGCCTTTGCCGCCGTCACGCTGTTCAAGTACGGCGTTTGGGCGGTGGCCGTCATTCTCCTGGGGGGGATGGCGGCGCCCGTACCCTTTCCGGATTCCCTGCGCTGGACGGACTGGATGCTGATGGCCTCCCACACGGGGATGGCGGTGGAGGCGATCCTGTACAGCCGCTTTTTCACTTATCAGCAGCGTCACTTGATGCTGGTCGGGGCATGGACCCTGCTGAACGACGGGATGGACTATCTCTTGGACATCCACCCCTGGCTTCCGGCATCCATCAGCCATCTGGACGGGGTCATCGGACTGTTCACCCTGGGGCTTTCCCTCGTCAGCCTGCTCCTGTTTGCCCTGCTGGGGCTCTCTCCCCGAAAAGAGCGGAAATGGGAGTATCGACCGATCGGAATATGA
- a CDS encoding sporulation protein YpjB, giving the protein MYKPRILRWMAIVVIGAFVLSSAAGNADRAEAEAWAKQAEEIHRLVKEKKWAEARKPLAELAAGFSRADFSDEEVSTEAIHALAECLLDLEGKLNQIRPEQDVLLTSAIRLRLAFDALSHPNQPLWQERYPEMVRNIRQLERAVQSGSREEVREAVDKLFGEYQLIRPALAVSKSPQTTAKVDSVIAFIRSRSDGAPLDRREIAEGVKRLEKMMEPLFYGTEEEVIALARRTHPPEVLPLLWVGGVIAAVLAYVGWRMYRAEQAAAKDGRERQAFSDDSFS; this is encoded by the coding sequence GTGTACAAGCCCAGGATATTGCGATGGATGGCCATCGTTGTGATCGGCGCCTTCGTCCTTTCTTCCGCGGCGGGGAACGCGGATCGGGCCGAAGCGGAGGCGTGGGCGAAACAGGCGGAAGAGATCCATCGGCTGGTAAAGGAGAAAAAATGGGCGGAGGCCCGGAAACCGCTGGCCGAGTTGGCGGCCGGCTTTTCCCGGGCGGATTTTTCCGATGAAGAGGTGTCCACCGAGGCGATCCATGCCCTGGCCGAATGCCTGCTCGACCTGGAGGGGAAGCTGAATCAGATCCGGCCCGAACAGGACGTGCTCCTCACTTCGGCGATCCGCCTCCGCTTGGCCTTCGACGCCCTTTCCCACCCGAACCAGCCGCTGTGGCAGGAACGTTACCCGGAAATGGTGCGGAACATCCGGCAATTGGAGCGGGCGGTGCAATCGGGAAGCCGGGAAGAGGTGCGGGAGGCGGTCGATAAGCTGTTCGGCGAGTACCAGTTGATCCGCCCCGCCCTCGCGGTGTCCAAATCGCCCCAGACGACGGCCAAGGTGGATTCGGTGATCGCCTTTATCCGCAGCAGGTCCGACGGCGCCCCGCTGGATCGCCGGGAGATTGCGGAAGGGGTGAAGCGGCTTGAGAAGATGATGGAACCGCTCTTTTACGGAACGGAGGAAGAGGTGATCGCCTTGGCCCGGCGGACCCATCCGCCGGAGGTTCTCCCGCTTCTGTGGGTGGGGGGAGTGATCGCCGCGGTGCTCGCCTATGTGGGGTGGAGAATGTATCGGGCGGAACAGGCGGCGGCGAAGGATGGAAGGGAGCGTCAGGCCTTTTCGGACGATTCCTTTTCGTAG
- a CDS encoding YitT family protein codes for MILVGAFIFSLGINYFAVPNKLGEGGFTGIALLAHYLFGLSPGLVIFALNIPLYFIGYKVFGKQTLIYTIIGTNAVSFFLWLTEGWGDPLPGDLLLASLYTGVLVGVGLGLIFRTGGTTGGVDILARLAQKYLDWSIGRTFMIFDFVVITLSAFHIGREKAMYTLVAVFVGARVVDFVVEGLNAAKGVTIISNSAVAISERITREMNRGVTLLKGKGGYTGTEKEVLFVVLSRPELPRLKQLVHSVDPYAFVTVHDVRDVLGEGFTYEKESSEKA; via the coding sequence ATGATCCTCGTGGGGGCCTTCATCTTCTCCCTGGGCATCAACTATTTTGCGGTGCCCAACAAGCTGGGGGAGGGCGGGTTTACCGGGATCGCCCTGCTCGCCCACTACCTGTTCGGCCTCTCCCCCGGGCTGGTGATCTTCGCGCTGAACATCCCCCTGTATTTTATCGGTTACAAGGTGTTCGGCAAACAGACGCTGATCTACACCATCATCGGCACCAACGCCGTCTCCTTTTTTTTGTGGCTCACCGAAGGATGGGGCGATCCCCTGCCCGGTGACCTGCTGCTTGCCTCCCTCTACACCGGCGTGCTGGTGGGCGTCGGCCTCGGCCTGATCTTCCGCACCGGCGGCACCACCGGAGGAGTGGACATCCTCGCCCGCTTGGCCCAAAAATATTTGGACTGGAGCATAGGACGCACCTTCATGATCTTCGACTTTGTCGTCATCACCCTGTCCGCCTTCCACATCGGCAGGGAAAAGGCGATGTACACGCTGGTGGCCGTGTTCGTCGGCGCCCGGGTGGTCGATTTCGTCGTGGAGGGCCTGAACGCCGCCAAGGGCGTCACCATCATCTCCAACTCCGCCGTGGCCATCTCCGAGCGGATCACCCGCGAGATGAACCGGGGGGTGACCCTCTTGAAAGGAAAGGGAGGATACACCGGGACCGAGAAGGAGGTTCTCTTCGTCGTCCTCAGCCGTCCGGAACTTCCCCGCCTGAAACAGCTGGTGCATTCGGTGGACCCCTATGCCTTCGTGACCGTGCACGATGTGCGGGATGTGTTGGGGGAAGGGTTTACCTACGAAAAGGAATCGTCCGAAAAGGCCTGA
- a CDS encoding nucleotide pyrophosphohydrolase, with translation MDGKTLRQLQQEVDAYIGQFREGYFRPLSMLARMAEEVGELAREVNHRYGEKPKKPGEAEGDIALELADILFIVICFANSMGIDLEEAFDRVMHKYNTRDADRWTRVNKE, from the coding sequence ATGGACGGGAAAACCCTGAGACAGTTGCAGCAGGAAGTGGATGCGTACATCGGCCAATTCCGCGAGGGGTATTTCCGGCCCCTCTCCATGCTGGCGCGGATGGCCGAGGAAGTGGGCGAGCTGGCCCGCGAAGTGAATCACCGTTACGGGGAAAAACCGAAAAAGCCCGGGGAGGCCGAGGGAGATATCGCATTGGAGCTGGCGGACATCCTGTTCATCGTGATCTGTTTCGCCAATTCCATGGGCATCGACCTCGAAGAGGCCTTCGATCGGGTGATGCACAAATACAATACCCGGGACGCCGACCGTTGGACCCGGGTGAACAAAGAGTAA
- the dapB gene encoding 4-hydroxy-tetrahydrodipicolinate reductase, translated as MKPIRVAVAGASGRMGREVVRMLVREEAFEFVRGISRSQAGKDVGEVIGLGPLGVTFSDSLETALLEDRPDVLVDFTVPAVVKRHVEIALEMGVRPVVGTTGLTEEEIAELARLSEERRVGAVIAPNFAIGAVLMMMFAARAAKYFPHVEIIEMHHDRKLDAPSGTSLKTAEMIARNRPEIRQGHPEEKETLEGARGGYRHGFRIHSIRLPGMVAHQEVIFGGPGQTLTLRHDSIHRESFMPGVKLAIQKVMDLDRLVYGLEHLLEE; from the coding sequence GTGAAACCGATCAGGGTCGCCGTTGCGGGGGCAAGCGGCCGGATGGGCCGGGAAGTGGTCAGGATGTTGGTTCGGGAGGAGGCCTTTGAATTTGTCCGGGGCATTTCCCGCTCGCAGGCGGGAAAAGATGTCGGGGAAGTGATCGGCCTCGGTCCCTTGGGAGTCACTTTTTCCGATTCCCTGGAGACGGCGCTTCTGGAGGACCGGCCGGACGTGCTGGTGGATTTCACCGTTCCCGCGGTCGTCAAGCGCCATGTGGAGATCGCCCTGGAGATGGGGGTTCGCCCGGTGGTGGGGACCACCGGCCTGACGGAGGAGGAGATCGCGGAACTCGCCCGCTTGAGCGAAGAGCGCCGGGTGGGGGCGGTGATCGCGCCGAACTTCGCCATCGGCGCGGTGCTCATGATGATGTTCGCCGCCCGGGCCGCCAAATACTTTCCCCACGTGGAAATCATCGAGATGCATCACGACCGGAAACTGGACGCTCCTTCGGGGACGTCCCTCAAAACGGCGGAGATGATCGCCCGAAACCGGCCCGAGATCCGTCAGGGCCATCCCGAAGAAAAGGAAACCCTGGAGGGAGCCCGGGGCGGATACCGGCACGGGTTCCGCATTCACAGCATCCGGCTGCCGGGGATGGTGGCCCACCAGGAAGTGATCTTCGGGGGGCCGGGACAGACGCTGACGCTGCGCCACGATTCGATTCACCGGGAATCGTTCATGCCGGGGGTCAAGCTGGCCATCCAGAAAGTGATGGATCTGGACCGCCTGGTCTACGGCTTGGAACATCTCCTGGAGGAGTAA